The genomic segment ATTCCACGGTTCGGGGCCGATGACCCGCAAAGAGGTACTCGGATTCATGGTGCCAGCCCCTACCTCCACATCGTAGGGCTGTCGGATAATACACCCCTGTTCGGCCCAGAATCGCTCCAGACGGAAGATTATCTCCTGAAAGTTCACCTCTATCACGTCCTTATATCGATATTTTAATAAACCAAAGACAGGGTATTCAAGAGCTTCCCCGTCACATACTTTACCGTAGGGGTATCGTTATCATCCAGTCTCATCCCCAGGATTGATCTTCTGTCCGAGAGAACCCACCGTCGAAGAAGATCCATGGGTATAAGAGTCTCGGCCTCGGGACGACATCGGCGACAAAGGAATCCATCGTCGAACCAGACGGCGTGGTGAAGAGGCGACGCACACCGACAACATCGATAAAGGGACGGTGCCAGTCCCCAGCGGTGCAGAAGACGCCACAGAAATCGAAGATGGGCTCCCTCGGGCGGAACGCCCTGTTCCAGCAGGTCTAAGCTCCAGAAGAGAACAGGCAAGACCTCGTCGGTACCGTGACCGGATATCAGCGTCGTCGACAAGAGACGCGACCACCGAAGGGCCATGGACAGACATTCAGGCGTGTTCCTCAGCCCCCAGAAATCTCTCCTCACCTCAATTTCTTTGAGAAAAGATCGGGAACGACTTCGATAGAGGGAGAACTCCCCCCAGACCAGGGGTTCGGTACTGCCTCCGAGACGAACGGAGCCCCGTCCTCCTCCCGGCAGAGAGCACCATTCCGAGCCCGTTTTTTTGAAGAGAATCTGGAGATCCAGATCCCCTTCGGGGCTGATCTCCCGCCGAAGGATGACCCCAGTTCCCCGGTAGAGCCCTTGAACAGCGCCTATCATTCTCGATACCCAAAGCGACGGAGTTCCGAGTCCGAGTTTCGCCAATCCTTTCGGACCTTGACCCAGAGGTCAAGGTATACCTTGCCGCCGAGAAAATCCTCTAGGGCCTGGCGGGCAGCCGTGCCGATCTCTTTGATCATTTGCCCTCGAGACCCCAGAAGGATGAGCTTCTGTCCTCGACGTTCCACGAAAATCACGGCGCTGATGTAGGTATCTTTCCGGTCAGGATATTCCTCGGGCGTCTTGTATTCCAGCACCTCGACCGCCACGCTGTGGGGGACCTCCTGAGCTGTTCGGAGGAGGACCTGCTCACGGATAACCTCTGCTGCCAGAAAACGGGACGAACGATCGATGAGAATGCCGTCAACGTAGAGAGGAGGGCCTGAAGGTAAATGACTCATGATGGCCTCGACCAGAACGTCCAGATTGGTGCCCTCCCTGGCTGAGACGGGGAAAACATCCTGAGGATTCAGCGCTCTTCGGTAGACCTCGATCAGGGGCAAAAGTCTGGCTCTTTTGGCGCCTAAAAGATCGACCTTGTTGACCGCCAGGATCACCGGTGTCTCCGCCCTCACCAGCTGAGCTACGACATGACGATCTGGAGCCGTTATCCCCTCATCCTCCGCAGAGATGACGTAGAGGATGGCATCAGCGTCGTTGAGGGTATCCAGCGCAGCCTCGACGAGAG from the Dethiosulfovibrio peptidovorans genome contains:
- a CDS encoding GTPase Era; translation: MVSGSSPLCRWSIIVLSSWSFERSPRGRGIVTGDEHEYRSGVVAVVGRPNVGKSSLINGLLRCKASIVSPKPQTTRNTIRCILDVENGQIVFTDTPGIHKPQHKLGEALVEAALDTLNDADAILYVISAEDEGITAPDRHVVAQLVRAETPVILAVNKVDLLGAKRARLLPLIEVYRRALNPQDVFPVSAREGTNLDVLVEAIMSHLPSGPPLYVDGILIDRSSRFLAAEVIREQVLLRTAQEVPHSVAVEVLEYKTPEEYPDRKDTYISAVIFVERRGQKLILLGSRGQMIKEIGTAARQALEDFLGGKVYLDLWVKVRKDWRNSDSELRRFGYRE